Below is a window of Rattus norvegicus strain BN/NHsdMcwi chromosome 5, GRCr8, whole genome shotgun sequence DNA.
acacacacacacacacacagatgcacacatagtcatgcactcacactcacaaacaACTCTGCTGTTTCAAAGAAGGAACTGAGCCATCACAGTCAAATGCATCACTATTCATCTTTAATTAAATGTGGTGCTAAATGCCGTGGGAGAGGCTCTCTTCCCATGGGTGTCCCTTGCAAGGGACACTGAGGCTACAAGAATCATGTAGCCCTTCAGAAACACCGTCTCTGGACCACAGACACGCCAAACTCTTTGAAGTCTGCAGCAGTGATCCACATCTGCTTAAAGCTGCTCAGAGACGTGACAATGGAGGCCCCGATCCACGTGGAGAACCATCGGTCAGGCGGCGCCGTGATTTTGATGGGGACCCCCTTGGAAGCCAGCTGTTCCAGTTCTTTTAGGAGCCTGTCATCCAGCCCCTGAAACAGAGTGCTCCCCCCCGACAAGACAATCTCCCCAAAGAGTGTCTTCTGTATGTCAGCATCACACTTGGCTATGCTGTTGGACGCCATCTGTGCCAGACCTGGGCCATGGGTGCCCAGCTGGTCTGGTGAGAACAGGACCTCAGGAGCCTGGTACAGCTGGTCTCCGATGTAAATGACATTCCCATCAGGCAGTTTGTACTCCCTCAAGACGTCTTCTGCCCGCCGAGAGAGTTCCTCTTCAGGCTCCAGGGCCACATAGCACAGCTTCTCCTTGATATCATCCACCAGGGCCTTGTCCAGTGGGCATGGAAAGGCTCTCCCACTGGCCAGGAGCAGCCGGGTGAGGAGCTCTGTGATGTCTTTGCCAGCCACGAAAAGCTTGCTGACTGCATGAGGCAGGGAGTAGCCTTCAAAGATGGGGACAGTGCAGGTGACCCCATCCCCACTGTCTACCACCAGGCCCGTAACACAGGCAGAGGAATAGAGTGCCAGCACTGCCTGATCTGATAGGTAGAAGGCAGGAACCTCGAAGGTCTCAAACATCACCTCTGCCGTCTTCTCACGATTCTCCCTGGGGTTCAGGGAGGGTTCCGTCATGAGCACAGGTCGTTCGCTGGGCTTCACACCCAGTTCCCACTCAAAGAGGTGTCTCCAGAGCTTCTCTATGTCATCCCAGCTCGTGATCAGACCCCGCTCAATGGGGGACTGCAGGCGCAAAGTCTCCTGTTTGAACAGGGCTTCCTCTCCGACAAAGTACTTCTTCTGACAGGCTCCCGTGGGGGATGCCTTAAACTTCGGGTACCCCACAACAGAGCTGGTGACGTGACGGGGGCCAATCTCCCCAGACAGCCCTGCCTTGCAGAGTCCAGACCCGTTGTCGAAAATCACGGAAGGAGAATCCAGTACCAGCGGGTTAAACATGTTTGCAGCAATCTCTTCTGGGTGACACAAAATACAGCCAGATGAGCTTTCTCGGGTCAGCTCGTGTCACAATAGGTTGCCCTGGAAGTTCACGGGATTCCAGGGTTCCTGGAGGCCTCCCAGGCACAGCTAGCAGACCGACCCCAGTGCCCGGGAACCCTCCATCCTCCTAGGTGGTCTGCTTTCCTGCTCAGACCTGAGAGGCCTTTTGAAGGAGGGTTCACCAATATGTAACAATGCAGTGAAGTAACAATCCTTCTCAAGGGTAGTTGCCCAATATGTAACAATCCAATGAAGTAACAATGGTCCTGAGTGGGTGGGTGTCAGAGTCCTGCAGTGGGGCTCTGCACAACCTGGCCCCTCAAGGGTGAGGTAGCAAGTAGAATAGGTCCTGGGTGCCGTTGATGAGCCTAGGGGCCTCACCTCAGAGACCTCATTTCAGAATGGGGCAGCCTGAGGGCCCTGCTTTGTAAAGGAAGACATTTTACTTCCCAGGTTCAAGGGGCGGTACCTAGCAGACCCTCAGAACATTTCTTTTTGAATGTACACTAGTTCTGGAAGCCCTCAGGCATATCTCCTCACTCTATTCATTGGCTCTGGTTCTCTGTGCCCCTTCCAGTTCAG
It encodes the following:
- the Actrt2 gene encoding actin-related protein T2 is translated as MFNPLVLDSPSVIFDNGSGLCKAGLSGEIGPRHVTSSVVGYPKFKASPTGACQKKYFVGEEALFKQETLRLQSPIERGLITSWDDIEKLWRHLFEWELGVKPSERPVLMTEPSLNPRENREKTAEVMFETFEVPAFYLSDQAVLALYSSACVTGLVVDSGDGVTCTVPIFEGYSLPHAVSKLFVAGKDITELLTRLLLASGRAFPCPLDKALVDDIKEKLCYVALEPEEELSRRAEDVLREYKLPDGNVIYIGDQLYQAPEVLFSPDQLGTHGPGLAQMASNSIAKCDADIQKTLFGEIVLSGGSTLFQGLDDRLLKELEQLASKGVPIKITAPPDRWFSTWIGASIVTSLSSFKQMWITAADFKEFGVSVVQRRCF